One stretch of Fictibacillus sp. b24 DNA includes these proteins:
- a CDS encoding 4Fe-4S dicluster domain-containing protein, with protein MNGLMVANWLAFLFVTAYALFLFAYVVKTRYEFIKLGKKVEFDNTVQERIKAVLVNVFGQKKLLKDKKSGIIHIMFFYGFILVQFGAIDFIWKGLAPGSHLPLGPLYPGFTFFQEIVTTMIMVAVVWAFYRRYVEKLVRLKRGFKSGLVLLFIGGLMLSVLVGNGAEIIWHDLPYAWTAPIASGIAMALGFLGKTGAAVVFFISWWIHLLFLLTFLVYVPQSKHAHLIAGPLNVWLGRKDKVGKLSSINFEDETQEVFGVNKIEDFNQKQLVDLYACVECGRCTNVCPATGTGKMLSPMDMIVKLRDHLTVKGAAVTSRTPWMPAFAFSNTTGNQIAFEARGKGAEETAATTDGSSALAYDVEMIGEVMTEEEIWACTTCRNCEDQCPVMNEHVDKIIDMRRYLVLTEGKMDAEAQRAIKNIEKQGNPWGISKKERENWRELKEDIVIPTVKEKEKAGEEFEYLFWVSSMGAYDNRSQKIALSLAKIMNEAGITFAILGNKEKNSGDTPRRLGNEFLFQEMANANIELFEKHDVKKIITIDPHAYNTFKNEYPEFGLKAEVYHHTELLAEWIKEGRIQPKHEVNETITYHDSCYLGRYNEVYEPPRDILKAIPGVKVVEMDRNRQNGMCCGAGGGMMWMEEKAGSRVNVARTEQALAVNPTMIGSGCPYCLTMLSDGTKAKEVEDQVQTLDVVEILEKSIFGSQKQEILQ; from the coding sequence ATGAACGGCTTAATGGTAGCAAACTGGCTTGCATTTCTTTTTGTAACCGCTTACGCATTGTTTTTGTTCGCTTATGTGGTAAAGACAAGGTATGAGTTTATCAAACTCGGTAAAAAAGTGGAGTTCGATAACACGGTACAAGAAAGAATCAAAGCAGTCTTAGTCAACGTTTTTGGTCAAAAGAAGCTGTTGAAAGATAAAAAAAGCGGAATTATCCACATTATGTTTTTTTACGGATTTATTCTTGTCCAGTTCGGAGCGATCGATTTTATTTGGAAAGGGCTCGCACCTGGGTCTCATCTGCCGCTCGGTCCGCTATATCCAGGGTTCACGTTTTTCCAAGAAATCGTAACAACGATGATCATGGTTGCAGTAGTATGGGCTTTTTATAGAAGATATGTTGAAAAGCTTGTGCGTCTGAAGAGAGGCTTTAAGTCAGGATTAGTGCTTCTGTTCATCGGCGGCTTGATGCTTTCAGTACTAGTAGGAAATGGAGCAGAAATCATCTGGCATGACTTGCCTTATGCATGGACGGCTCCGATCGCGTCAGGTATCGCAATGGCTCTCGGTTTCCTAGGTAAAACCGGTGCTGCAGTCGTTTTCTTTATCTCTTGGTGGATTCATTTATTGTTCTTATTAACATTCTTAGTGTACGTGCCTCAATCGAAGCATGCTCACTTGATCGCAGGCCCGCTGAACGTTTGGCTTGGCCGCAAAGATAAAGTAGGAAAGCTTTCGTCTATTAACTTTGAAGATGAAACGCAAGAAGTTTTCGGCGTAAATAAGATTGAAGACTTCAACCAAAAACAGCTCGTTGATCTCTACGCTTGTGTAGAATGTGGCCGCTGTACAAATGTTTGTCCAGCAACGGGTACAGGTAAGATGCTTTCACCGATGGACATGATCGTTAAACTTCGTGACCATCTGACGGTAAAAGGTGCTGCTGTTACATCCCGCACACCTTGGATGCCAGCATTTGCGTTCTCCAACACAACAGGCAACCAGATCGCATTTGAAGCTAGAGGCAAAGGTGCTGAAGAAACAGCGGCAACAACAGACGGATCATCTGCCCTTGCTTATGATGTGGAAATGATCGGTGAAGTTATGACAGAAGAAGAGATCTGGGCATGTACAACTTGCCGAAACTGTGAAGATCAGTGTCCTGTAATGAATGAACACGTTGATAAGATTATCGACATGCGCCGTTACCTTGTTTTAACAGAAGGTAAGATGGATGCTGAAGCGCAGCGTGCGATTAAGAATATCGAAAAGCAAGGAAACCCTTGGGGGATCTCGAAAAAAGAACGCGAAAACTGGCGTGAACTGAAAGAAGATATCGTGATTCCTACTGTGAAAGAGAAGGAAAAAGCAGGTGAAGAGTTCGAATACCTTTTCTGGGTAAGTTCGATGGGTGCTTATGATAACCGTTCACAAAAAATCGCCCTTTCTCTTGCGAAAATCATGAACGAAGCGGGCATCACGTTTGCAATCTTAGGAAACAAAGAGAAAAACTCTGGTGACACACCTCGTCGTCTTGGAAACGAGTTTTTATTCCAAGAGATGGCGAACGCGAACATCGAATTGTTTGAGAAGCACGATGTGAAGAAGATCATCACGATCGACCCGCATGCGTACAACACGTTTAAAAATGAATATCCGGAGTTTGGTCTAAAAGCGGAAGTTTATCATCATACAGAACTTTTAGCGGAATGGATCAAGGAAGGAAGAATTCAGCCTAAACATGAAGTGAATGAAACGATCACGTACCACGATTCTTGTTATCTAGGCCGCTATAACGAAGTATACGAGCCGCCTCGCGATATTTTAAAAGCGATTCCTGGCGTAAAAGTGGTCGAGATGGACCGCAACCGTCAAAACGGTATGTGCTGTGGAGCGGGTGGAGGTATGATGTGGATGGAAGAAAAAGCGGGCTCGCGTGTTAACGTTGCGCGTACAGAACAGGCTCTTGCTGTAAATCCAACCATGATTGGAAGCGGATGTCCATACTGCTTAACGATGTTGAGTGATGGTACGAAAGCGAAAGAAGTAGAAGATCAAGTACAAACGTTAGACGTAGTTGAAATCTTAGAAAAATCAATATTTGGATCTCAAAAACAAGAGATTCTTCAGTAG
- a CDS encoding acetyl-CoA C-acetyltransferase: protein MTKSVIVSGARTPVGKFGGGLSSFTASDLGGIAIKEALQRADVAPESVDEVILGCVLQGGQGQIPSRQAAEKAGLPWETKTETINKVCASGLRAITLADQIIRAGDEEIIVAGGMESMSNAPYILPKARWGLRMGDSSVKDLMVHDGLTCTFTGVHMGIYGNDVAKEMEISRERQDEWAYRSHSRAVESIEKGIFAEEIVSVEVPQRKGDPIVVSQDESPRKDTSVESLAKLRPVFSQDGTITAGNAPGVNDGAAAVVVMSEERAEKEGKEVMATILGHTAIAVEAKDFPKTPGLVITELLKKTGKSLEEIDLFEINEAFAAVALTSAELAGLDLEKVNVNGGAVALGHPIGASGTRIVLTLIHELKRRGGGLGIASICSGGGQGDAILVEVK from the coding sequence ATGACAAAATCAGTAATCGTTAGTGGTGCGCGTACGCCTGTCGGGAAGTTTGGCGGTGGATTAAGCTCTTTTACGGCATCAGATTTAGGTGGAATCGCCATTAAAGAAGCACTTCAACGAGCAGACGTCGCTCCAGAATCAGTTGATGAAGTTATTTTGGGCTGCGTACTTCAGGGAGGTCAAGGACAGATTCCTTCTCGTCAAGCGGCAGAAAAAGCAGGATTACCTTGGGAGACGAAGACAGAGACGATTAACAAAGTGTGTGCTTCAGGTCTTCGAGCGATCACGCTAGCAGACCAAATTATCCGTGCAGGTGATGAGGAGATCATCGTTGCGGGCGGAATGGAATCGATGAGCAATGCACCATATATTTTACCGAAAGCTCGCTGGGGTCTTCGTATGGGGGATAGCTCAGTGAAGGATCTGATGGTGCATGACGGGTTAACATGTACGTTTACTGGTGTTCACATGGGAATCTACGGAAATGACGTTGCAAAAGAGATGGAGATTTCACGCGAACGCCAAGATGAGTGGGCGTACCGCAGTCATAGCCGTGCTGTAGAGTCTATTGAAAAAGGAATATTTGCTGAAGAGATCGTTTCGGTAGAAGTGCCTCAGCGTAAAGGGGATCCGATCGTGGTTTCTCAAGATGAGTCGCCTCGTAAAGATACTTCGGTAGAATCTCTTGCTAAATTAAGACCCGTATTTTCTCAAGACGGGACGATTACAGCAGGTAACGCGCCTGGCGTGAACGATGGTGCGGCAGCTGTAGTTGTGATGAGTGAAGAGCGTGCTGAAAAAGAAGGCAAAGAAGTGATGGCAACGATTCTAGGCCACACGGCGATTGCAGTGGAAGCGAAGGATTTCCCGAAGACGCCAGGATTAGTGATTACTGAGCTTTTAAAGAAAACGGGAAAATCATTAGAAGAAATCGATCTTTTTGAAATCAATGAAGCATTCGCGGCTGTTGCGTTAACGAGCGCAGAGCTTGCTGGATTAGATCTTGAAAAAGTAAACGTGAACGGTGGCGCAGTGGCATTAGGTCACCCGATTGGGGCGAGCGGCACGCGCATCGTACTGACATTAATTCATGAGTTAAAAAGACGCGGCGGCGGACTTGGCATTGCATCAATCTGTTCAGGCGGCGGTCAAGGCGACGCGATTTTAGTAGAAGTTAAGTAA
- a CDS encoding 3-hydroxybutyryl-CoA dehydrogenase has translation MSIQNIMVIGAGQMGSGIAQVCAMAGYSVVLHDMKDEFVQKGIGIIQKNLNRSVEKGRMDESEKENILSRITSSTSLENASNADLVIEAVIENMDVKTQLFKMLDQYAPAHTILASNTSSLPITEIAAATERPEKVIGMHFMNPVPVMKLVEIIRGLQTADEVYETIESVSKKLQKVPVEVNDFPGFISNRILMPMINEAIFAVYEGVATPEAVDEIMKLGMNHPMGPLTLADFIGLDTCLYIMETLHEGFGDDKYRPCPLLRKYVKAGWLGKKSGRGFYSYA, from the coding sequence ATGAGCATTCAAAACATTATGGTGATTGGTGCAGGGCAAATGGGTTCAGGTATCGCGCAAGTATGTGCGATGGCTGGATACTCGGTGGTTTTGCATGATATGAAAGACGAATTCGTACAAAAAGGGATCGGCATCATTCAAAAAAACTTAAACCGTTCAGTTGAAAAGGGTCGAATGGATGAGAGTGAAAAAGAAAACATCCTTTCTCGTATTACATCTTCAACCTCTTTAGAGAACGCGTCCAACGCAGACCTTGTGATTGAAGCGGTCATTGAAAACATGGATGTAAAAACACAGCTGTTTAAGATGCTTGACCAATATGCGCCAGCACATACGATTTTAGCATCAAACACATCATCACTTCCGATTACAGAGATCGCGGCAGCAACAGAGCGTCCTGAAAAAGTAATCGGCATGCATTTCATGAACCCTGTACCGGTTATGAAACTTGTAGAAATCATACGCGGCCTTCAGACAGCAGATGAGGTGTATGAAACGATTGAGTCAGTATCCAAGAAGCTTCAAAAAGTACCTGTTGAAGTGAATGATTTTCCAGGATTCATTTCGAACCGAATCCTTATGCCGATGATCAACGAAGCAATCTTCGCGGTGTATGAAGGAGTAGCAACACCAGAAGCTGTAGATGAGATTATGAAACTCGGAATGAACCATCCTATGGGACCGCTAACTCTTGCAGACTTCATCGGGCTCGATACGTGCCTCTACATCATGGAAACACTGCATGAAGGCTTCGGTGACGATAAGTATCGTCCATGTCCATTGCTTAGAAAGTACGTGAAGGCCGGCTGGTTAGGCAAAAAATCAGGCAGAGGCTTCTACAGCTACGCTTAG
- a CDS encoding acyl-CoA dehydrogenase yields the protein MNLVFTEEQKMMQKMVRDFAQKEIAPAIEHMEETEEFPRHLIKKMAELGLMGIPIPEEYGGAGMDFTSYIIAINELSKVSATIGVILSVHTSVGTNPILYFGNEEQKKKYIPKLASGEYLGAFGLTEPSSGSDAASLKTRAVKQGDHYVLNGSKIFITNAGEADVYIVFASTEPDKGSYGISAFIVDKDTPGFSVGKKEKKMGLNGSNTCEIVFEDARVPAENLLGKEGEGFKIAMSNLDVGRIGIAAQSLGIAEAALEYATNYAKERKQFGKPIGANQGLGFKLADMATEVEAAKLLTYRAADLKTNNLSCGKEASMAKLFASETAMKSAIEAVQVYGGYGYTKEYPVERLFRDAKVCQIYEGTSEIQRMVLSKHLLG from the coding sequence ATGAACCTCGTGTTTACAGAAGAACAGAAGATGATGCAGAAGATGGTACGGGATTTTGCGCAAAAAGAGATAGCACCTGCCATTGAACATATGGAAGAGACAGAAGAGTTTCCGCGTCATCTTATAAAGAAGATGGCAGAGCTTGGGCTGATGGGGATTCCAATTCCAGAAGAGTATGGCGGAGCGGGGATGGATTTTACCTCGTACATCATCGCGATCAATGAACTTTCGAAAGTAAGCGCGACGATCGGTGTGATTTTATCCGTTCATACGAGTGTCGGAACAAATCCGATCCTTTATTTCGGGAATGAAGAACAAAAGAAAAAATACATTCCTAAGTTAGCGAGTGGAGAGTACCTTGGTGCGTTCGGACTTACAGAACCGAGTTCAGGTTCTGATGCAGCAAGCTTAAAAACGAGAGCTGTTAAACAAGGCGATCATTACGTTTTAAACGGCTCGAAGATATTTATTACTAACGCAGGTGAAGCGGATGTGTACATCGTGTTTGCTTCAACGGAACCTGACAAAGGCAGTTATGGAATCTCAGCCTTCATCGTAGACAAAGATACACCAGGTTTCTCAGTAGGAAAGAAAGAGAAAAAAATGGGGTTGAACGGATCAAATACGTGCGAGATCGTTTTTGAAGATGCGCGCGTTCCTGCTGAAAATCTGCTTGGTAAAGAAGGGGAAGGCTTTAAGATTGCAATGAGCAACCTGGATGTGGGCAGGATCGGAATCGCTGCTCAGTCACTTGGAATTGCAGAGGCTGCTTTAGAATATGCCACAAACTACGCAAAAGAGAGAAAACAGTTTGGCAAACCGATCGGTGCTAATCAAGGTCTAGGATTCAAACTAGCCGACATGGCGACAGAAGTTGAGGCGGCAAAACTTTTAACCTATCGTGCGGCTGATCTGAAAACAAACAACCTTTCATGCGGAAAAGAAGCGTCGATGGCAAAGCTTTTCGCTTCAGAAACGGCGATGAAATCAGCAATCGAAGCGGTGCAAGTGTACGGAGGCTACGGATATACGAAAGAGTATCCGGTAGAGAGACTGTTCCGAGACGCAAAGGTGTGTCAGATCTATGAGGGAACAAGTGAAATTCAGCGCATGGTATTAAGCAAACATTTACTAGGATAA
- a CDS encoding acyl-CoA dehydrogenase → MQFMLSEEHEMIRKMVRDFAKNEVEPTAAERDEEERFDRAIFDQMGELGLCGIPWPEEYGGIGGDYLGYVIAVEELSRVCASVGVTLSAHTSLAGWPIFKFGNEEQKQKFLRPMAEGKKIGAYGLTEPGSGSDAGNMKTTAKKDGDHYIINGSKIFITNAGDAEIYVVFARTDIEAGTRGVSAFIVEKGTPGFSFGKKEKKLGIRSSPTLEIIFEDCRVPAENLLGKEGEGFKIAMMTLDGGRNGIAAQAVGIAQGALDASVNYAKERKQFGKPIGVNQGIGFKLADMATKVEAARLLTYQAAWRESEGLPYGKESAMSKLFAGDIAMEVTTDAVQVFGGYGYTKEYPVERYMRDAKITQIYEGTQEIQRLVISKMLLKD, encoded by the coding sequence ATGCAATTTATGTTATCTGAAGAACATGAAATGATCCGCAAGATGGTGCGTGATTTTGCGAAAAACGAAGTTGAACCAACAGCAGCAGAACGTGACGAAGAAGAGCGTTTTGACCGTGCGATTTTCGACCAAATGGGAGAGCTGGGACTTTGCGGTATTCCTTGGCCTGAAGAGTACGGCGGGATCGGCGGAGACTATCTGGGCTATGTAATCGCAGTTGAAGAGCTTTCACGCGTTTGTGCGTCAGTCGGTGTAACACTTTCGGCTCACACATCACTTGCAGGCTGGCCGATCTTTAAGTTCGGTAACGAAGAGCAAAAGCAAAAGTTCCTTCGTCCAATGGCTGAAGGCAAGAAGATCGGAGCATACGGCTTAACAGAGCCAGGTTCTGGATCTGATGCTGGGAATATGAAAACAACCGCGAAAAAAGACGGCGATCATTACATCATCAACGGCTCTAAAATTTTCATTACAAATGCTGGAGACGCTGAGATCTATGTTGTGTTTGCGCGCACGGATATTGAAGCAGGAACGAGAGGAGTTTCTGCATTCATCGTAGAAAAAGGAACACCAGGCTTTTCTTTCGGGAAAAAAGAAAAGAAACTAGGAATTCGTTCATCTCCAACATTAGAAATCATTTTCGAAGACTGCCGAGTGCCAGCTGAAAACCTTCTTGGAAAAGAGGGAGAAGGCTTTAAAATTGCGATGATGACACTTGACGGCGGACGTAACGGAATCGCGGCTCAAGCCGTTGGGATCGCGCAAGGTGCCCTGGATGCTTCTGTAAACTACGCAAAAGAACGCAAGCAGTTCGGTAAGCCGATCGGTGTGAACCAAGGAATCGGATTCAAACTGGCTGACATGGCAACAAAAGTGGAAGCAGCAAGACTTTTAACGTATCAAGCAGCATGGAGAGAGTCTGAAGGTCTTCCATATGGAAAAGAATCCGCGATGTCTAAGCTTTTCGCTGGAGATATTGCGATGGAAGTCACAACAGACGCGGTTCAAGTATTCGGCGGATACGGCTACACGAAAGAATATCCGGTTGAGCGCTATATGCGTGACGCGAAAATTACACAGATCTATGAAGGTACTCAAGAGATTCAGCGTCTTGTTATTTCGAAGATGCTTTTGAAGGATTAA
- the meaB gene encoding methylmalonyl Co-A mutase-associated GTPase MeaB gives MHPLAQRIQQKDERALAKAITLAENNGEDKLELLKSIYPLQKGAHWIGITGSPGAGKSSLVNRLISFLRKKEMTVAVVAVDPTSPFSGGSILGDRVRMADHFTDPGVFIRSMGTRGSLGGLSRSTKETVRLMDAYGFDVILIETVGVGQSELDIMKLADSVAVVLNPGSGDVVQVFKAGIMEIADLFVVNKADMPGVPKLLAEIEAMLDLVKHDSPYRPPVVQTISTENKGLEELWHALCAHRDYLDKSGEGKERKLSNLKREVMEVVQHEIYQEVWKNEQKNGFSWLADLESGNTDPYTAAEQILTGRLQPADGKQK, from the coding sequence ATGCATCCATTAGCACAGCGCATCCAGCAAAAAGACGAACGCGCCCTCGCGAAAGCGATCACGCTTGCCGAGAACAACGGTGAAGACAAACTCGAGCTATTAAAGAGCATCTACCCGCTTCAAAAAGGTGCCCACTGGATCGGCATCACCGGTTCACCTGGTGCGGGGAAAAGCTCGCTCGTTAACCGTCTTATCTCTTTTTTGCGTAAAAAAGAAATGACCGTAGCCGTTGTTGCTGTTGATCCAACGAGTCCTTTTAGCGGCGGCTCTATACTCGGAGACCGCGTCAGGATGGCTGACCATTTTACCGATCCTGGTGTGTTTATCAGAAGCATGGGAACGCGTGGAAGTCTTGGAGGGCTCTCTCGTTCTACAAAAGAAACGGTAAGGCTAATGGATGCGTATGGTTTTGATGTAATTTTAATAGAGACAGTAGGAGTGGGGCAGTCTGAGCTCGACATTATGAAGCTAGCGGATTCGGTTGCGGTTGTTTTAAATCCGGGCAGCGGGGATGTTGTTCAAGTGTTTAAAGCGGGAATCATGGAAATAGCGGATCTGTTCGTTGTGAACAAAGCAGATATGCCAGGGGTTCCGAAGCTGCTCGCAGAGATTGAAGCGATGCTCGATCTAGTAAAACACGACAGTCCGTACCGCCCGCCAGTCGTACAGACCATTTCTACTGAAAATAAAGGTTTAGAAGAGTTGTGGCATGCCCTTTGTGCGCACCGTGACTATTTGGATAAAAGCGGTGAAGGAAAGGAACGGAAGCTTTCTAACCTGAAGCGTGAGGTGATGGAAGTCGTTCAGCATGAAATCTATCAGGAAGTATGGAAAAACGAACAGAAAAACGGGTTCTCCTGGCTGGCCGACTTAGAATCAGGTAACACAGACCCTTATACAGCTGCAGAACAAATCTTAACGGGACGTTTGCAGCCGGCTGACGGGAAACAGAAATGA
- a CDS encoding TetR/AcrR family transcriptional regulator, which produces MGKKEVPSLVKDEKLIQRRREEMVKAAVSLFKENGFHRTTTREIAKASGFSIGTLYEYIRSKEDILYLVCDSIYDGVKVRLQQDINGEDSGIRGVERAITAYFKVMDDMQDEVLVMYQEAKSLSDEALPYVLKKELEMTAIFEQLLSKVVLQGELDLSEKEIQAAAHNILIIGQMWTFRRWALQKMYTLEEYTQLQLQQLLYGIKGA; this is translated from the coding sequence TTGGGTAAGAAAGAAGTGCCGTCGCTCGTAAAAGATGAGAAATTGATTCAAAGGCGGCGGGAAGAAATGGTGAAAGCGGCGGTATCTCTATTTAAAGAGAATGGATTCCACCGCACGACTACCCGTGAGATCGCAAAAGCGTCAGGCTTCAGCATCGGTACACTATACGAGTACATTCGTTCAAAAGAAGATATTTTGTATCTCGTTTGTGACAGCATCTATGATGGCGTAAAGGTGAGACTGCAGCAGGATATTAACGGTGAGGACAGCGGAATAAGAGGCGTTGAACGTGCAATCACAGCTTATTTTAAAGTGATGGACGATATGCAGGATGAAGTGCTCGTCATGTATCAGGAAGCTAAATCACTTTCTGACGAAGCGCTTCCGTATGTACTGAAAAAAGAGCTGGAGATGACAGCGATTTTTGAACAGCTTTTATCTAAAGTTGTGCTGCAGGGTGAATTGGATTTAAGTGAAAAAGAAATCCAGGCAGCAGCTCATAATATTTTAATCATAGGTCAGATGTGGACGTTCAGACGCTGGGCGCTGCAGAAGATGTATACATTGGAAGAATATACCCAATTACAGCTTCAACAATTGCTTTATGGCATAAAAGGAGCGTAA